A stretch of DNA from Methanolinea mesophila:
TTGTCGTCGTCTTCATCGAGCAGGTACCGGAAGGCCCTCGCCGCCTCGTACCGGCAGAGCCGGTCGATGATCGAACGATCGTCCTGGCATGAGACCAGGACCCTCGCGAGGGCATAGCCCGCGACCTCGAGTTTTACCTCGAACCGCTCGGTAGGGACACGATCCGGGGCCTTCTCTTCCTGAAGGCCGAGCGCATCGGAAACCCTGCCGGTCGCCCGCTTGAGCGCGATCTTTCCCGGGTTCGTCCCGATGAAATCGCCGATGGTGTCCGCGTATTCCCTGATGAACTGCTGTGATTCTTTTAAAAAAGGGTATTTGGCAAAATCTTTCAGTTCCAGGGCGACCTTCATTCAGTCGGCCTCGATCCGGGGTGCGAGGAGGTATTCCACATGGCCGTTGCCGCCGGCGATGTAGAACGAGAACTTGGCGGGGTGGTCGATGCCGAGGTTCAATTCGACTTCTTCCGCGCGGCTCATGACTTTTCCCATGTCCTTCAGGTAGTCGAGGGAGAAGAGGGAGCGGCATTCCGCCCCGTTGATGAAGTTCACTTCGCTCTTCCCGAACTCCCTGCGGATATTGTCGGTATCGCCCTCGGCCGCCATGTAGAACGTGGAGGTGGCCGGCTCGATGCCGAGCGCGATCTTGTCCGAGACGACTGCCGCCGCCTTGATGGCGTTGTTCAAGTCGCTTCCCGGGAGCACCACCTTTCCGGGGAGATCGATGTTCGGGATATTGGGGTCTTTCCGGATGGTATTGGGGTCGAGGAGGGTGATGGAGTACCGGTATCCCTCGAAACTCACCCGCAGCTTGTGGCCGTCTTCGGGGAGTTCCAGGGAGAGAAGCCCTCCTTTTCCCATCATGGAGAAGATATTCTTCATCTTGGCGATGTCCATCCCGAGCTCGTACTTCGTGGCGGAAAAAGACTCGAACGCCTCTTTCTTGAGCTGCATCGAGACCATGGCCACGTTCGCGGTGTCGACCGCCCGGGTGCTCATCCCGTTTTCGTCTATGTGAAGGCGGCTTTCGGTGACCAGGGCTGATACGGCCTCTATCGACTCTTTGAAAATATCTGCATCAATCGTTGCTTTTAACATCGTACACCCCTTATTATCTACCAATATAAACTATATCATCATATTTTTAATTATATCTGATTTATTCACCGCGAGCGGCGGAAGCTGCAGGAGTCCGTGACCGATGGGTTCGCAATGGGGAAAAGACAGCGCATATCTTCGTGCGATGAAGGAAGGCTACCGTTCACGGGCAGCGTTCAAGTTAAAGGATCTCCAGGACCGCTACCGGATTATCCGGGATGACGACAACGTGGTCGACCTCGGGGCCGCTCCAGGGAGCTGGCTCCAGGTGGAACGGGGTCTCACCAACGGAAAGGTCCTCGGGATCGACCTCAACCCCATCCCCCCTCTCGAAGGGGTGGAGACGATGGTGGCCGACATGTGCGACCCCGAACTCCCGGAGAAGGTCAAAGGGATGCTCGGCATCGTGAATGTGGTCGTCTCGGACGCGTCGCCCAAGCTCTCCGGCCACAAGAGCTACGACCAGGCCAGGGCGGTCGAACTCGGGGAAATCGCACTCGAATTCGCCTGCAAGGTGCTGAAACCGGGCGGGAACTTCGTGGTGAAATCGTTCCAGGGACAGGACTTTACCGGCCTGCTCGACAGGGTGAAGGATCACTTCCTCTCGGTGAAGGCGTACAGGAGCCGATCTTCGCGGAAGGGAAGCGCCGAGGTCTACATCGTGGCCAAATACTTCGTGGGGGCCGGGAATGAGACTTAAGGATCCCTACGACCGGCCGGTGAGCAACCTCCGCATCAGCCTCACCCCGGCGTGCAACCTGAAGTGCATCTATTGCCACGCGGAAGGGGAGAAAAAACCCGGGGATTCCCTGACCCCGGAAGAGATAGCCGAGATACTCAGTGTGGCGAGCGAGTTCGAGGTCAGAAGCGTGAAGTTCACCGGCGGGGAGCCCACCCTCCGCCCCGACCTGGTGGAGATCATCGAGTCCGTGCCCGGCGGAATGGAGTCCTCGATGACCACCAATGCCACGCTCCTCGCGGATATCGCCCGCGACCTGAAATCTGCCGGGCTTTCCAGGGTGAACGTGAGCCTGGACAGCCTCGATCCCGAGACGTACCGGAAGATCACCGGGTGCGACCGGCTGGGCGAGGTGCTGGAAGGGATCGATGCCGCGCTCGATGCAGGGCTCACGCCCGTGAAACTGAACATGGTGATGCTGCAAGGGATCAACGAGCACGAAATCGACGATTTCCTGCAGTTCGTACGGGGGAACCGGGACCTGATCCTCCAGGTGATCGAGCTGATGGAGCTCGGCGGCTGCCCCCACCATAGCGAGGTCAACGGACTGGAAAAACGGCTCTCCGAGGAGTCCCGGGAGATCATCACCCGGCGGATGCACCACCGGAAGAAGTACTGCCTCGACGGTGCGGAGGTCGAGGTCGTCCGCCCGCTCCATAACACCGAGTTCTGCGCCTACTGCAACCGGCTCAGGGTCACCTCCGACGGGCAGCTCAAGCCCTGCCTGCTCCGGTCCGATAACCACGTCGATATCCGGGGAAAGTCGGGTGACGAACTGAGAGAGAGTTTCAGGGAAGCCGTCCGGAGAAGGGCGCCATTCTATTGCTGAAAACGGGGTTCTTACATAACATTAACTCCCTGCTCTCCTGTTTCTCTATTTTTTGCAGGGGCGAGGACCCATCCTGTCGGGATTTCAGATTCCTCCGGTGCAGGATGGTCCGCGGTTCTTTCCTGATTCCACTACAACTTGTGCGTCAGGGAGCACGAATACGTCCCGACTGGTGCATCTTTCCCGCGGGACATAGGCCCTGCCGGAACGGAAACCCGGTGGTCCGCATGGCAGGGTCATAATCTCTATCACTCTTCCGGTAGAGGAATTCCTCTCATGACCGCAGATCGCGAATATGTTCACGTGCTCGAGTACCTCTACGAGAAAAGCCTGGTCCTCCACGACCCCTCGCTCTGGGAACCGGTGCTCGGGTTCTATTTCCTCGATGCGCTCGCCCATATAGATTATACCGTCGGGCTGATCGCCTACGGCTACCATTCCCCGAAGACCATGATGGCCGGGGAGTACCTCCGGTGGAGGATAGACGAGGAGAAGAAGGGGGATCGGGCGAAGTTCCCGGGATTCGTCAACTGGCTCAAGGAGCATCACCCGGACAGGTTCTCCAGGATCCCCTCGCTCTGGCAGATGGTGTACGATCGGGAGGACAAGGCCTCGTACCGTTCCTTCCGGGTTGTCCTCGACCCCGAGAGCCGCACTCCGCTCGCGGCGCACCATTTCACCCGGATGGTCGACGAATTTTTCGTGACTGATTTCATAAAGAGCATGTACCGGGAAGAAGGATCGCTCGCTGCCCTGTTCCGGGAGTATTGCGCCGCCAACTGAGATATAATAAAAAGCGTACAGGAACGGGACTCATGGATATCGCACGCCTCTGCAGCGAACTCGTACGGATCAGGAGCGAAAACCCACCCGGGGATACCGAGGATGTCGTCCACTATCTCAAGGGATTCACCGACAGGCTCGGGATCCGGACGACGATCGTGAAGAACCGGGGTGGGCGGTGTAACCTCGTAAGCACTGATCCGCAGGGAACGCTGCTGCTCTGCGGGCACGTGGACGTGGTCCCCGCGCTCGGCGACGGCTGGACCCACAGGCCGGACTCGGGTGATGTCGACGGGGGATACGTCTGGGGCCGTGGCGCGACGGATATGAAGGGGGGCTGTGCCTCCCTGCTCGACGCGTGCAAAACGGTCGCCGACGAGGGGATCGACCTCTCGGTCGACCTTGCGTTCGTCTGCGACGAGGAGACGAGCGGGAAATACGGGGTGCGCTGCCTCCTCGAACGGGAGCTGCTCTGCCCCTGCGACTGCCTGATCGCCGAGCCCTGCCCGGCGCTGCACCCGAACATCGGGCAGAAGGGGCTGCTCCGGGTCAGGTTCACCTTCCACGGGGTGCCGGGGCACGGGTCGCTCTATCCGTTGCGCGGGACCTCGGCCATCATGGAGGCGTACTCTCTCCTGGAGCACCTCCACCGGCTCCATGAAAGGGAGTATTCCCCAGGACCGGACCTCCTCCCCCTCGTCACCCGTTCTTCGGAGGTGCTGGGGGAGGTCTTCTCCCTGCCCCAGGCGGGATCTGCCCTGACCAGAATCATGTACAACCCCGGGAGGATCGAGGGAGGGGAGAAGGCGAACATCGTCGCCCAGCGGTGCTGTCTCGAACTCGAACTGAGGGTCCCCTGGGGGTGCAGCACCGAACTCCTCCTGCAGGATCTCCGGGCCGCAGCTCCCGGGGCCGAGGTGGTGGCCAGCAGCGTCGCGGATCCCTCGCTCACTCGGCCCGAAGAGCGGATTGTCCGGCTGACCTGCCGGGAGATCTCCCGGGTTTACGGAGCGACGGCGGAACCGATCGTCCAGTGGGCCGCGAGCGATGCCCGTCACCTTCGTGGTGCAGGCTTCCGGGTGATCGAGTACGGCCCCGGGGAGATCCAGACCCTCCATGCAGTGGACGAGCGGGTATCGATAGAGAACATGGAAAAGGTGTCACAGGTGTATCAGGGGATTATCCGGGAATATTGCAGCGGGAAGGATTAATTCTGCAATTAACCCGACACACAATCTTTTTGCTGACATTTTCTTGATTGCAGGAAGCAGCAGTTTCCAGATGAACTGCCTCGTTAAGGTCGTACATATCATTCAATTCAGGTCTTTTGTATACAATTTGGGGCTTACCCCACCCCAAACCCTCACATCTCTTATGCAGGGTCTTATTCATTGGAGGGGGGCGAAGCTCCAGGAGCGACAAGTTAGAGATAAAAATAAAACGCGATGGTTCCGCCGCCCCCGAAGGGCGCCCCGGCGGCGGATCTGGAACTTAATCCAAATAATTACAGGTTATCCAGCAGGCCTGTCATTTCCACGAATATCCTGTGCGGGGTCGCCACAGCGGCGGGGCGACAGCCCCGGGAGCGTCGAGGTAAAATTTTTTTTAGTATCCATTTTTAGAATTTTCAGAGAAAAGAAACAGCGCTTGAAGTGAAGTGTCCAAATTGAAGAGCGAGGGATGAATTAATTTACTCTTCCTTCCCCTCGCCAAACGGTTCGCCACGAAGCATCGCGTCGATGGCGAGCGCCGCCTGCTTCGCCCCACCCATGGCGAGGATGACGGTTGCCGCCCCGGTCGCGACATCCCCTGCGGCATAATACCGCTCCCGGGTGGTCTTTCCGTTCTCGTCGACCACCAGGTTCCCTTTTCTCCCGTAGGCGACCCCGGAGAGCCTCCTGATCAGCAGAGGATTCGGTCCCTGACCAATCGCCTGTACCAGGAGATCTGCCTCTATCGTAAAGGCGCTCCCCTCTACCGGTACCGCCTCGGGCCTCCCGCTCTGGTCGAGGTCGCACATCTCCATTCTCACGCACTCCACGCCGCTTACGCTCTGGTCCCCCAGGATCCTGACCGGGTTTGTGCAGAGCAGAAATTTTACCCCTTCTTCGGCTGCCCGTTCGACCTCTGCTTTCCGGGCCGGCAGGTCCTCCGCTCTCCTCCGGTAGACCAGCGTGACCTTTGCCCCCATCCGGCGTGCCACGCGGGCAGAGTCCATGGCCACGTTTCCCCCTCCGACCACGACCACCCGTCTCCCCCGTTTTATCGGAGTGTCATACACCGGGAACCGGTTGGCGTGCATCAGGTTTACCCTGGTAAGGAACTCGTTTGCCGAATAGACCCCGGAGAGCTGTTCTCCGGGAATGCCCATGAAGAAGGGGAGGCCCGCTCCCGTGGCGACGAGGACCGCGTCGAAATGGTCAAGTTCTTCCATGGAAACACTGGCCCCCGCGAGGTGGTTGCACCTGATATCTACCCCCATCTCCCGCAACTGATCGACCTCGGCCTGAACCACGTCCTTCGGAAGCCTGAAGGCCGGGATGCCATACATGAGCACTCCTCCGGGAGCATGGAGCGACTCGAACATCGTCACCTGATGACCCCTCTTCGCCAGTTCAAAGGAGGCCGCAAGACCGGCAGGGCCGGAACCGACTACCGCTACACGGTATCCGGTTGGTTCTGCTACCGCGGGAATTTTAGGCGCGTGCTCTCTTTCCCAGTCGGCCACGAAACGCTCGAGCGCCCCGATCCGGACCGGCTGCTCTTTTACGCCCAGAATGCAGACCCCTTCGCACTGCACCTCCTGTGGGCAGACCCGGCCACATATCGCGGGAAGGAGGTTTTCTTCCTTGATGATCGCCGCCGCCCCCACAAAGTCCTTTTGTGCCACCGCTGCGATGAACGCGGGAATGTCGATCCCCACCGGGCACCCCTTCACGCACCCTGGTTTTTTGCACTGGATGCACCGTTCCGCCTCGATGACCGCTTCATCAGGGGTAAGTCCGGTGTCCACCTCCAGGAAGTCATGGATCCGGACGGACGCCGGCCGGTCACCCATGATGTGTCCCCTCCCCGCACCTGCAGGCGTGCTCATGGTAGTGCTCCATAGACTCTTTCTCTTCCTCGAGGTAGTACCGTTGCCGCTGCATGAGGAGTTCGAAGTCCACCAGGTGCGCGTCGAACTCGGGCCCGTCCACGCATGCGAATCTGGTCTCCCCGCCGACCGACACCCTGCACGACCCGCACATCCCCGTCCCGTCGACCATGACGGGGTTCAGCGAGACAAACGTCTTTATTCCCGCGGGCCTTGTCACGTTCGAGGTCACCTTCATCATGATTGCAGGGCCGATGATCCACACGCAGTCGATCTTGTGTCTCGAGATCTCCTGTTTCAGCAGGTCCGCGGGAAACCCATGATGGCCCCTGCTCCCGTCATCGGTAGCGACGTGAAGCTCGTCGCAGATCCCCGCGAGTTCGTCCTCAAGGATGAGGAAATCAGCGTTCCTGGCGCCGATTATCCCGATAACATAATTCCCGGCGCTCCTGGCCTCCCTGGCAATGAGGGGAAGAGAGGCGATCCCTACCCCCCCGCCTACCACGATGACCCTGCCATCGTTCTGGATCTCGCTTGGTCTTCCCAGTGGTCCGGCGATGTCGAGCACGTGGTCCCCTTCTTCCAGTGCTGCAAGCTGACGGGTGGTTTTTCCCACTGCCATGAAGATAATCCGGACCAGGTCCCCTTGTACTGCGGAGATGGTGAGCGGAATTCTTTCCCCCCTTTCATCGATCCTGACGATCAGAAATTGCCCCGCCCTTGCATGCCGGGCGACCTGGGGCGCCCGCACCCACACCTGGTACACCCGTTCTGCAAGAGCTTTTGCTTCTTCCACCCGATACAAAAAATTCACTCCGTAATTCGTCCGATCAGATTCCGATAGTTATAGTTGCTGGATCCTCTTTACCTTACGCACCCTGACCGCAACTCCCCTGGACGAGCGGAGCATCTCCCCGGCGGGCATCGCGGCGCGACCCGAGGCTTCGACCCCCGGACCGGTCACGAACACCTCGTCCCCTTCCCGGATGGCGGGGTCCGCGTCGATCACTCCCGGCGCAAGGATATCCCCCTGGGGGATGAAATCGTCGATCGTCACCCGGTAGCCGGTGGGGATGAGCTCCCATCCTTTCAGGGTCGGGCGGAGCAGCCCTGTCCCGGTATCCAGGGAGAACAGGGGGTCCTTCCCCCGGTAGGCCATGACCTGGGGGTACCTCCCTTTCAGGAAGAGCCCTTTCGCGGCGATCTCAGCTCCGAACTGCCATAACCCGGTACCCCGGACCAGGTCGTGCCGGACCTTCCGTTCACCAACGAGCGCGGCGTCGAGTGCAGTGAGCGACTGCGAGGAGGCGGGATGCCCGCTGCAGGTGCACTCAAGGGTGATCCCCGCCGCGTCCGCCGCCATCTCTGCAGTTGCGAGGGCCCCGCCTTCAAGATGGGCAATCACCCTCTTATAGGGGTTCTTTGCGAGGTATCCGGCAAGGATCGCCGCAATCCGCTCCCGTTCCTCCGCATCCCAGTAACCGGTCACCGGGACATCGTAATGTGCGGCGGGATACACCAGCTCAAGTTCCCGGGGGACCAGCCCCAGGGGTGAGGTGAGGATCAGTTCGTGCGCCCTCCCGGCGATGACCGGGATAAACCTCCTGTGGCTTGCGGAGAGGGAGTAGGGCTTGTGCGCCGAACAGGGCAGAAGCACCGCGGTCTCCGCAACAGGGGGCGAATAGCGCCCGATGACACGTTCCGCGAACCGGGTTACCTCGAACCTGTGCAGCGATTCTCCGGTCGTTGCAAGGAGGGGTACGCTTCTCGCGACCGGCACTGCGGGTTCCATCAGGGATCGTGCGGAATCGAGGAGCCGGAGGATCGCCACCTGCGGGGGGAAGAACCTGCACCGCGACTCCACCAGGTCCCTGAGACGGGCTTCACCGATGAAACGGCGCACAAGGGCGAGTTCTTTCTCGAGGGCGTACCGGTTGTGCCGGAAGATATCGCCGTCCCGGCACCCTTCGCAGGTACAGGCCTCCGATTCCATCCATTCCGCAGGAAATGTCCCCTCCGGGAGGCAGTAGAGACCCTGTGCGCTCGCAAGATCGACGCCCTGGTAGTCGAAGAGGTCGAATCCCGAGTAACAGAGTATCGCCGCGTTTGAGGGAAGGGCCGTTCCGGGCGCATACCATGCGGTATCGGGCGGTACCATTGATTTGAGGGTGGAGAGCCACTGGACGTACTCCCTCGACTGGGCGAGCGCGGTATGCCAGTTCCCCACCATCACGCACGAGCCCGAAACAGCCGGGCACTCCACCGCCGGGTGGACCCAGACCGGCTCGTCGTCCCCGCACGCGTGATACGCCCCCGCGAGCCCCGCGTCGGCGAGGAGGGGCATGTTGTCGAGCCGGTGCCGTTCAAGGGACGGAAAGATTCTGTCGGTCTCGACCACTGCGGGGAGGGCGAGGGTGAGGTCGTCCCTCTGGTAGACCGAGAGCCTCGCGAGGGCGTCCCGTTTCCTGACCTCAAACCCCATGTACACGCACCTCAGCGCCCGGCACCTGCTCCCTCACCAGGGACTCCCACTCCGGGGGGCACCGCACGACGACCCTGCTTTCCGGATGAGTCTCCAGGTAGCAGCGAATACCCCGGCACCCCGAGACCATCATGTCACAGTCCCAGTCGGGGATCTCGGCCTGGCCGACCGGGAAGGTCTCCCGGAGCTCTGGAGGATACGGGCCGAACGGGGGTTTATAGAGAAGGACCAGGTCGAAGTCACGCTCGTCCCCGCCGGTCATATCGATGAGCACTCTTTCGCCCCCGGCGATCCGGCCGATCGTCCCGTGGTACCGGATCACTTCGGTCCGGGCGCAGCTTTCGCTTCCCCGGTAGAAAAACCGCCGCTTGCTCACCCGATCCGACCTTTCCAGCTCCGGGGCACGTGTGAGGAGTTCCCGGTACCCCCGGAGGAGCTCGGGATGTGCACGGCACCGCTCGTCGACAAGTTCCCAGAGGGTGCCGTCGGTGATCGCCTGCCGTATACGGGAGATCTCCCCGAGGCTCACCTGGAGGTTGTGCAGGGCGAGGAGCCGCTCCTTGTCAGGGGCTTCCTGGAGTTCCTTTGCGGAATGCCGGCGGCATACCTCGCAGGTGCAGGGGAGGTCCGAGAGTTCGGAGAGCCTCATGCTCCCTCCCGCGGTGATATAGCGCCCGTCCTTGGCGTAGAGTGCATATGCCGCGGAATCGAAGATATCGCATCCCATGGCCACCGCGAGGGCGAACATGGACGGGTGGCCCGCCCCGAAGAGGTGCACGCATGCCGCGGGGGAAAGCCCGGACTTTGCCGCACTGACCACCTTCACCAGGTCCTTGTACCGGTAGGACTCCATCAACGGGACGACGGCCCCTATCGGGCAGAACGCGATACCAAGGTCAGAAACCTCTTTACCGGCCCGGGTCCGGAGGTCGGTGAACAGGCCCCCCTGGACCGGTCCGGCCAGGTTTCCGTCCGGCCCGAGGATCTCCTTCGCCTCCCGCATTCGTTCCATGGTGATCGCGAGCTCGTCGGTGGCCCGCTGCCTGTCGGCGTCCGGCGGGGTGGGAATGTCGAGCGGCACGATGATGTCGCTCCCGATCGCCTGCTGGAACGTCAGGGTGTCCCGGTTGGTCACCTCGACCTCCCCGTACACCGAGAGCTGGAAGGAGCCCGAATCGGTCATGATCAGCCCGTCGAAGCCGAGCGTCCTGTGCACTCCTTCACTGACCACCTTCTCCCCGAACTCCCTGCTCCGGTAGAAGATGTAGGCATTGGTGATCAGTCCCTCGACTCCCAGCGCCTGCATCTCCTGCGGGGTTATCAACTGCAGGTGCGGGTTGATTACCGGGAGGAGCGCCGGGGTGCGCATGGTCCGTTCCCCCGCTTTCAGCCTGCCCAGTCTTCCCGCGATGTCCTTTGCGGTTATTTCAAAGAAAATTGCCATTTGCAGTCCTATTCGTCGAAAATCTGGCCTTCGAACGTAAATATATCCACGGAGTTATCGCACCAGCATCCGGACCGGAGCCCGGCTTTCATGCAGGTATGGTCGAGGAACGTCCGTGCGTCCCAGCAGTATTCCGTGGCCACCTGGGGGAGCAGCAGCCCGCTCCTTCCGTGTCCCCGTACAATCAGCCCGTGCCTCCCGACCTCGATCGCCCCCGGCCTCTCTCCCGGGGGTACGGCGAGCGGCTGGGGCACCGAGAGCACCGTCACTTCGATGTGCACGGACGGCAGTTCCGATCCCGAGACCGGAGGAAACCTCGGGTCCTCGAGTGCGGCGGCCGTAGCCGCCTGCGGAACGGCATCGCCGAGCGTGAGCATGGGATACGGAAACCCGATGCACCCCCTCAGCTCCCCGTTCCGGGTGAGGGTAACAAATACTCCTCGTTTCTGCGAAAAGACCGGGGTAAGGCAGGGGAGCGGGTGTTCTGCGCCGCCGATACAGTTTTCGAGTGTGGTGCGGGCGAGAAGGAGCGCGAGCCTTCCTTCCTCCGCGGTAAGGGCCTCCATCAGGGGTACCTCTGGTCGCTGTTGGCTCTAGTAACTTTCCACTGCGGCCGGATCCCGGTATCCGCATGTAATTCCGGCAACAGGGCCTGGGTTCCCGTTTTCCGGATCCCGGGTCCCCTTTTATGAAGGAGATTGAAACAGATCTCACCCGGGTAACAAGGGGACCGTACGAGATCCCCGGCCCCAGGATATCGCGTGAGGGCACCCATCCCCTACGAGAGATCATGGCCGGTACTCCGGGAGCCGCCGACGATTATAATATTCAACATTTCGAGCACCACGGCAGGTAACATCTTCGATGCCGGGAGTGCGGACGGGTATGATATTTCGCAATCGTGCACCGCGGCCGGCATTATCGGGGGGGTGCGTCATAGGATAGCAGTAAATAACAGCACCGATCAGTACTACAGGAGAGGGAGAGTGCGGCTGACGGTGGCCGAACTGGCCGCTGAGGAAAGTCCCCCCACCTGCTGAGCACGCAGCCATATGCAAGTATGGGTGGCGAGAGTCACGGCAATGGCACAGACACGGCACGGCCTGTTCCCGGTGATGATGCGGCTGAGCTCCTTCCGGAGCGAGAAACGCGAGAGATCGCGTGAGATAACCCGCTGAGCAAAGGAACAGGAAACGTTGAAACGGCGAATCCCTGCGGGTGCAAGCCAGAACAGGGCAACAGGTCGCTCAGTCACCGCCCGGGTATGGCGCATAGCTGAATGCCGCAAAGAACAGAAGGGGGCTTACTCCTCCCACTCCAAATTATGCACACAGGGCCAAACTATTTTGAATAATAATCACCCACAGTAATATCATATGCACATCCCTACCTCCGACGAGATAAAGGCAAGACGGGAAGTGCTGGGCATACGGCAGGCTGAACTGGCGAAGCGGGCCGGAATAAGCCAGTCCATGGTAGCCCGGATCGAGGCCGGGACCGTCGATCCCCGGGTGAGTACGCTCACGAAGATCATCGAGGTCCTGAACACCGCCGAGCGCTCGAGGGTCACCGCGGCGATGGTAATGCATACCCCCGTATTTGCAGTCGGCTCAACCGAGCCCATCGGGGTCGCGATCGAGATGATGGACCGGAACAGCATCTCGCAGCTCCCGGTGATAGACGAAGGGGTGCCGGTCGGGTGCATCTCCGAGTCCGCGATCGTCAACGCCCTTGACGATCCGGTCCATTACAGGAAGGAGGAATCGAGGATACGGGACTTCATGGAATCGGGGTTTCCCACGGTACCTCCGGACATGGACATCGAGACCGTGGTGCGGATTCTTCAGCACAACCACGCGGTCCTGGTGATGGAGTCGGGAAAGGTGCAGGGAGTGATCACGAAGCACGACCTGATTCCCCTCATTGTAGAGCGCTGATCAGGGGATTCCTGGTAAGATACAGGTTTGACTCGCGAGAGCAGGGAGGCAAAGGTCCGGCTCGTCACATATTCAGAATTCGTCTTTTTTTACTGGTAATCATAATGTCGTTAAAAAATTGTCTGGGGGAATGAGACCTCCGCTATGCAGCAGCCCCGCCGCTCCCGTTACAACTGGGACACAAGGTCCCGTAGTACAGTAATGGGCACCTTTGCTTTCACCACCGAAGACGCGAGCAGGACTCCGTCGGTCCCCAGGTCCCGGGCAATCTTCACGCACTCGCCCGACTGGATCCCGGCCCCGGTGAGGATCTTCACGCCGGGGTTTACCTTTCTCACCGCCTCCACCGAGCGTGTTATGATCTCGGGATTCGCCTTCGAAACCGATATACCGCTCCCGATGAGTTCCGGGGGCTCGATGGCGACGTAGTCCGGGGAGAGCACTGCCGCCGCGGCGGTGGTGATGTCGTTGTTGGTACAGACCACCGAGATCATTCTCTGCGCCTTGAGCGCCTGGACCGCGGCATCGATATCCGCCAGGGTCAGCCGCCGTTCGGAATGGTTCACCAGGGATCCGGTCGCCCCCGCCTGTTTCAGGGCTTCCGCGGTGATCGACCCCGTATGCGCCCCGGGTTCCGCCCCGTCAACGTGCTGGGCATATACGGGGAGCGCGTAGTGCATGGAGATGGGATGGATATTCATGTAGCTCGGCGCGATCCCGATGCTCGTACCGCTCTCGTCCGCCACCTGCTGGGCGGCGTCCGCAAGATTGTGCACCCGCTGTCCGGACCCTTCGGTGTAGGTCTTCAGGTTAAGAAGAATGAATGGGGTTGACATGACGTTCTCCACGGAACACTTGTCCTTCAATCATTAAGAAATGCTTCGCCCGTTCCTACCGGCCTGGATCTTCCGCTCCCCGCCCGAAGAACGCGCCGGTGGTGATCCCGCCCATGGACATCTTCTTTATCCGCTCCTTTACCTGGAGGAGGCACCTCTTCGTCTCTTCTCCCCTGCCCGTCCCGAGCACCGCGAGCGCTTCGCGGTACGCGAGGGTCATATCCCCTGCATAGTAGGCGCCTCTCCGGCGGGCATCGATCGCCACCCGGTCTATTCCGGCGCCCGCGATGATGGGGAGATGGTCGACCAGGCAGGTCTCGACCGCGTTGGAGAGGTGCGTCCTCCCCTGTGCGTCGCGGTACACCGGGAAGAGCCGGCCGGTCTCGTCAAGTAACCCGTGGAACGCCACCTTGTCCGGGCTGACGCGGCACCCGGAGAGGAGGTCGTCCTCGCTCACTATCGCTTCCTGGCTTCCCTGCACCATGATCTC
This window harbors:
- the tgtA gene encoding tRNA guanosine(15) transglycosylase TgtA; translation: MAIFFEITAKDIAGRLGRLKAGERTMRTPALLPVINPHLQLITPQEMQALGVEGLITNAYIFYRSREFGEKVVSEGVHRTLGFDGLIMTDSGSFQLSVYGEVEVTNRDTLTFQQAIGSDIIVPLDIPTPPDADRQRATDELAITMERMREAKEILGPDGNLAGPVQGGLFTDLRTRAGKEVSDLGIAFCPIGAVVPLMESYRYKDLVKVVSAAKSGLSPAACVHLFGAGHPSMFALAVAMGCDIFDSAAYALYAKDGRYITAGGSMRLSELSDLPCTCEVCRRHSAKELQEAPDKERLLALHNLQVSLGEISRIRQAITDGTLWELVDERCRAHPELLRGYRELLTRAPELERSDRVSKRRFFYRGSESCARTEVIRYHGTIGRIAGGERVLIDMTGGDERDFDLVLLYKPPFGPYPPELRETFPVGQAEIPDWDCDMMVSGCRGIRCYLETHPESRVVVRCPPEWESLVREQVPGAEVRVHGV
- the tpiA gene encoding triose-phosphate isomerase, with protein sequence MSTPFILLNLKTYTEGSGQRVHNLADAAQQVADESGTSIGIAPSYMNIHPISMHYALPVYAQHVDGAEPGAHTGSITAEALKQAGATGSLVNHSERRLTLADIDAAVQALKAQRMISVVCTNNDITTAAAAVLSPDYVAIEPPELIGSGISVSKANPEIITRSVEAVRKVNPGVKILTGAGIQSGECVKIARDLGTDGVLLASSVVKAKVPITVLRDLVSQL
- a CDS encoding TIGR00296 family protein is translated as MEALTAEEGRLALLLARTTLENCIGGAEHPLPCLTPVFSQKRGVFVTLTRNGELRGCIGFPYPMLTLGDAVPQAATAAALEDPRFPPVSGSELPSVHIEVTVLSVPQPLAVPPGERPGAIEVGRHGLIVRGHGRSGLLLPQVATEYCWDARTFLDHTCMKAGLRSGCWCDNSVDIFTFEGQIFDE
- the arcS gene encoding archaeosine synthase subunit alpha; this translates as MGFEVRKRDALARLSVYQRDDLTLALPAVVETDRIFPSLERHRLDNMPLLADAGLAGAYHACGDDEPVWVHPAVECPAVSGSCVMVGNWHTALAQSREYVQWLSTLKSMVPPDTAWYAPGTALPSNAAILCYSGFDLFDYQGVDLASAQGLYCLPEGTFPAEWMESEACTCEGCRDGDIFRHNRYALEKELALVRRFIGEARLRDLVESRCRFFPPQVAILRLLDSARSLMEPAVPVARSVPLLATTGESLHRFEVTRFAERVIGRYSPPVAETAVLLPCSAHKPYSLSASHRRFIPVIAGRAHELILTSPLGLVPRELELVYPAAHYDVPVTGYWDAEERERIAAILAGYLAKNPYKRVIAHLEGGALATAEMAADAAGITLECTCSGHPASSQSLTALDAALVGERKVRHDLVRGTGLWQFGAEIAAKGLFLKGRYPQVMAYRGKDPLFSLDTGTGLLRPTLKGWELIPTGYRVTIDDFIPQGDILAPGVIDADPAIREGDEVFVTGPGVEASGRAAMPAGEMLRSSRGVAVRVRKVKRIQQL
- a CDS encoding CBS domain-containing protein; protein product: MHIPTSDEIKARREVLGIRQAELAKRAGISQSMVARIEAGTVDPRVSTLTKIIEVLNTAERSRVTAAMVMHTPVFAVGSTEPIGVAIEMMDRNSISQLPVIDEGVPVGCISESAIVNALDDPVHYRKEESRIRDFMESGFPTVPPDMDIETVVRILQHNHAVLVMESGKVQGVITKHDLIPLIVER